The following coding sequences are from one Culex quinquefasciatus strain JHB chromosome 1, VPISU_Cqui_1.0_pri_paternal, whole genome shotgun sequence window:
- the LOC6038055 gene encoding E3 ubiquitin-protein transferase MAEA — MAEIKAMEHPTLKVPYEILNKKFRIAQKTLDRELSQIQSAASELEKGLSEGSAGSEISRLLGGVVERLQVLKRKAEESISEELSAGLVCKRRLEHLKQNANTPTDAATMELQAAATNQWKKIRLDRMIVEHFLRLGYYDTAERLAVRSGIRDLTNLDIFQVTREVERDLANRSTAKCIVWCNDNKSKLKKINSNIEFQLRVQEFVELIREDKRLMAVKHAQKFFPSFEHEQLKEIRQCMALLAFPVNTEIEPYKSLFDPQRWNDLVLHFRLENYRLFQLPAQSVLSVAVQAGISALKTPQCYSSNSKNMNCPVCQKNINEIADHLPFSHCAQSRLICRITGKPLNEHNLPMMLPNGQIFGQQAIDQMRRENDIVVCPKTNDTFRSPKIEKVFVM; from the exons ATGGCTGAAATAAAGGCCATGGAGCACCCGACTTTGAAG GTGCCATACGAGATCCTGAACAAAAAGTTCCGCATCGCCCAGAAGACGCTGGACCGCGAGCTCAGCCAGATCCAGAGTGCCGCCTCGGAGCTGGAAAAAGGCCTCTCGGAGGGTTCGGCCGGGTCGGAGATATCGCGCCTCCTCGGCGGTGTCGTCGAACGTCTCCAGGTGCTCAAGCGCAAAGCCGAGGAAAGCATCTCGGAGGAACTGTCTGCGGGGCTGGTGTGCAAACGGCGCCTCGAGCATCTGAAGCAGAATGCCAACACGCCGACGGATGCGGCCACGATGGAGCTGCAGGCCGCCGCCACCAACCAGTGGAAGAAGATCCGCCTCGATCGGATGATTGTGGAGCACTTTCTCCGGCTGGGCTACTACGACACGGCCGAGCGGTTGGCCGTCCGCAGCGGAATCCGCGATCTCACCAATTTGGACATCTTTCAAGTGACCCGCGAGGTCGAGCGCGACCTGGCCAACCGCAGCACGGCCAAGTGCATCGTCTGGTGCAACGACAACAAGTCCAAGCTGAAAAAGATCAACTCCAACATCGAGTTCCAGCTGCGGGTGCAGGAGTTCGTCGAGTTGATCCGCGAGGACAAACGCCTGATGGCGGTGAAGCACGCGCAGAAATTTTTCCCCTCGTTCGAGCACGAACAGCTGAAGGAGATCCGCCAGTGCATGGCGCTGCTGGCCTTCCCCGTCAACACCGAAATCGAACCGTACAAGTCGCTGTTCGATCCGCAGCGCTGGAACGACCTGGTGCTGCACTTCCGGCTGGAAAACTACCGCCTGTTCCAGCTGCCAGCGCAGTCCGTGCTGAGCGTGGCCGTGCAGGCGGGCATTTCGGCGCTGAAAACGCCCCAGTGCTACTCGAGCAACTCCAAGAACATGAACTGTCCCGTGTGCCAGAAGAATATCAACGAGATCGCCGACCACCTGCCGTTCTCGCACTGCGCCCAGAGCCGGCTGATTTGCAG AATCACCGGCAAACCGCTCAACGAGCACAACCTCCCGATGATGCTCCCGAACGGGCAGATCTTTGGCCAGCAGGCGATCGACCAGATGCGCCGCGAGAACGACATCGTCGTGTGTCCGAAAACCAACGACACCTTCCGCTCGCCCAAAATCGAGAAGGTGTTTGTCATGTAG
- the LOC6038054 gene encoding equilibrative nucleoside transporter 1 translates to MADGQNLLDRKHGAISIVGGRGANHEAEKSPFLPTEPVRLTPAWEENNLPNDELNFKGMTMERARMELHPPNDKLMLVFLTLMIHGVGTLMPWNMFITAKSYFVDYKLSQNYTSVESEYGTYFLSYVGFASQIPNLLFNWLNIFMNLGGNLTKRIVYSILIEVIVFVVTVVLAMIDSSDWPGAFFWITMITVVILNMAGGIYQNTVYGMVAKLPFKYTGAVVLGSNISGTFASIISILSSQFASSVRTAAIYYFITAMFVLLLCFDTYFALPLNKFYRYHEMLKEKEAETHKKAGIDVDGRPPFWKIFKQAFPQLFNVFFTFFITLAVFPAVHSDIKRSSPDFVVGDELYVSITCFLTFNLFAMLGSLTTSWVTWPKPKHLVWPVVLRAVFLPLFLFCNYRPLGIERLLPIYINDDWVYWGIAVLMAYSSGYLSSLGMMYAPQSVESHHAVTAGMFAAAMLITGIFSGILFSMVFPLIVRTNFLEWLH, encoded by the exons GTGCCAACCATGAAGCCGAAAAATCGCCGTTCCTCCCAACGGAACCGGTGCGGCTCACACCGGCCTGGGAGGAGAACAACCTTCCGAATGATGAGCTCAACTTTAAGG GGATGACCATGGAGCGGGCCCGGATGGAGCTCCATCCGCCAAACGACAAGCTGATGCTGGTCTTCCTGACCCTGATGATCCACGGCGTCGGCACGCTGATGCCCTGGAACATGTTCATCACTGCCAAATCG TACTTTGTAGATTATAAGCTCAGTCAGAACTACACCAGCGTAGAGTCCGAGTACGGGACGTACTTCCTGTCGTACGTTGGATTCGCGTCGCAGATTCCGAACCTGCTGTTCAACTGGTTGAACATCTTCATGAACCTTGG TGGCAACCTCACCAAGCGCATCGTGTACAGCATCCTGATCGAGGTGATCGTGTTCGTCGTGACCGTGGTCCTCGCCATGATCGACTCGTCCGATTGGCCGGGGGCGTTCTTCTGGATAACGATGATCACCGTTGTGATCCTGAACA TGGCCGGTGGTATCTACCAGAACACCGTGTACGGCATGGTGGCCAAGCTGCCGTTCAAGTACACCGGCGCCGTCGTGCTGGGGTCCAACATCAGCGGCACGTTCGCGTCCATCATCTCGATCCTGAGCTCCCAGTTCGCATCGTCGGTGCGGACGGCCGCCATCTACTACTTCATCACGGCCATGTTCGTGCTGCTGCTGTGCTTCGACACGTACTTTGCGCTGCCGCTGAAT aaattcTACCGCTACCACGAGATGCTCAAGGAGAAGGAAGCGGAAACGCACAAAAAGGCCGGCATCGACGTGGACGGGCGACCCCCCTTCTGGAAGATCTTCAAGCAGGCCTTCCCGCAGCTGTTCAACGTGTTCTTCACCTTCTTCATCACGCTGGCCGTGTTCCCGGCCGTTCACTCGGACATCAAGCGCTCCTCGCCGGACTTCGTCGTCGGGGACGAGCTGTACGTGAGCATCACCTGCTTCCTCACGTTCAACCTGTTTGCGATGCTGGGCAGTTTGACCACCTCCTGGGTGACCTGGCCCAAACCGAAGCACCTGGTGTGGCCAGTGGTCCTCCGAGCGGTGTTCCTCCCGCTGTTTCTGTTCTGCAATTACCGACCACTCGGTATCGAGCGGTTGCTCCCGATCTACATCAACGATGACTGGGTGTACTGGGGCATTGCCGTCCTCATGGCGTACAGTTCCGGCTATCTGAGCTCGCTCGGAATGATGTACGCTCCGCAGTCCGTGGAGTCGCACCACGCCGTTACGGCCGGCATGTTTGCCGCGGCCATGCTCATTACGGGCATCTTCAGCGGCATTCTCTTCTCGATGGTCTTCCCCCTGATTGTGCGTACCAACTTCCTCGAGTGGCTGCACTAG